The Gemella massiliensis DNA segment TTATTTATAAATTTTTTAAACGAAAGTTAATTAATAATAATATTTTCTTTTATATTGTATATTCAAAAATATAATTTATAAATATATATTCTTTAAAAATATATTTTTATCGGTATTTATTATTAATTATTTCAAGTAATTTTATTTCTATATTAAAGTAGTTTTATGATATAATGTATGATAAATTATATATTTTGAAAATATATAATATTTTTATTATTTATAGGAGGTATTAATATGAAATATATAGTCGTTGGAACATCACACTTCGGTTACGAAGCTGTTCAAACTATTTTAAAAAATGAAACACAAGCAGAAATACATTTATACGAACGAGGAGATTCAGCATCGTTTATGGGTTGAGGTAGTCAGTCATATTTAGATGGGACATCTAAAACATTATCTGAACTACATTTTGCCACTGAGGAATCTTATCGTTCACAAGGAATTAATATTCACTGCAACACTGATGTTATAGGATTAAATACAAAAGAAAAAACTATTACGGTAATTACACCTGATGGTAAAGAAACTCATCATTATGACAAATTGTTGCTAAGCCCCGGTGGAGTAGCTGTTAAACCGCAATTTGAAGGTATTGAACTAAAAAATATTCATACTTTTCGTGGACCTGAAGATACTCAAGCAGTAGCTGATTGTATGAAAAACAGCAAAAAAGCCGTTGTTGTCGGTGGTGGTTATATCGGTCTGGAAGTAGCGGAATCTTATGCTAAAGCCGGTATAGAAGTTACTATTGTTGATTTCGCCCCTCGCATTCTAAATACTTATTTAGACAAAGAATTAACAGATATTTTAACAGCAGAAGGAGAAAAACATAATCTAACAATTCGAGATGAAGAAAAAGTTCTATCATTTAAAGGAGAAAACGGAAAAGTTCGTTCTGTCGTAACAGATAAAGGAGAATACCCTGCTGATACTGTTATCATTTCTGTTGGAGTTCGCCCTGATGCTTCTTGGCTAGGCGGAGAACTTGAATTAACAGAACGTGGTTTTGTTGTTACTGACGAATATTTAGAAACTTCTGCTAAAGATGTTTTTGCCGGTGGTGATTCTACACTATTACCTTACTCACCTACCGGTGGTAAACTACCGATAGCTTTAGCTACTCTTGCACGCCGTCAAGGTGTTGTTGCTGCTCTTAATGCTTTAGGAAAAAAAGTTAAAATGCCGGCTGTAAATGGAACATCGGCACTATCATTCTTTGATTACAATTTTGTTAGCACCGGACTTTCTAGTAAAGGAATTAATCTTTATAATGGTAATATAGCTAGCAAATACGTTAAAGAAAAACTTTATCCTGATTTTATGCGTAAAGAAAATAATTTAATTCACATGAAAATTTACTATGATAATGATACCCATCGTATCCTTGGTGCACAACTAATGTCCAAACATGATATTACCGATGGTATTGCCGCAATTTCAATCGCAATTTCATCAAACTGGACTTTAGAAGAGCTGGCACTTGCCGATATTTTCTTCCAACCGGAATTTGACAGACCATGGCATTATATTAATGTCCTTGCAATGGCAGCCCTTGATTATAAATGGGGCGGTGCTGATAAACTGCTATTCTAATTCTACATTTTAAGAAAGCTATAGTAAGGAAAAAAATCATAATCATATAGAAATTAATTTTTTGAATTTCTTATAAAATATAAAAATCTCGAGCCTAAAACTCGAGATTTTTTATTATAGTAAAACTTTATCGTTTTCTCGTCTTTCTTTTGGAGAATTACGAACTTTTATTTCTATTTTTCCTTTTTTATTTAATTCTTTTACTTTAAGAATTGCCCAAAGTTGTGCGGCGATGAACAGTGAAGAGTAAAGACCGAATAATAATCCAATTAACAATGCTACATTAAAGGTTAAAATTGAACTGCTTCCTACTAATATCATAACTATTACCGTAATTACAACTGTTAAGACAGTATTAATAGAACGAGTTAATGTTTGTCGAAGTGAAACGTCAACAATTTTATAAATTTGTTCTTTTGATTTTAATACTTTTTCATGACGCATATGCTCTCTTATTCTATCAAAAGTAACGATTGTATCATTAATAGAATATCCGACAATCGTCAGAACAGCTGCAATAAATGTAATATCAACTTCTAAGCGAAGAATACTTGTCATGAAAATAATTACTGCAACATCGTGAAGTAAAGCAATAACACTTGTAACCCCCATACGCCACTCAAATCTAAAGGCTACATAAATTATAATACCGATTGAAGCATAGATTAAAGCATAAAGGGCATTTTTCACAAGTTCTTTTCCTATCACCGGCGATACAACACTTAAATTTGCATCTTTTTCATATTTTTTAGAAAAATATTCTTTTATTTCTATTGATTTATCTTGTTCAAAACTATCTTTAGAGTGAACTGTAGCCTGTTTTTTATCAGGTGATAATACTATTTTTTCTTCAGATATTTTCAAGTTACTTAGATCTTCCTTGATTTTTTCCGTTGTCAATTCCGTATTTGAGGCTACATCTATTCTTGTCCCACTTGAGAAGTCAATACCTAAGTTTAGTTTGAAAAGACCCAATGATATACTTCCTGCAATCATAATCGCAAGACTTAATGCAAAGAATTTTTTCATATGTTTTGTAAAATTCACCTTCTCAAATTTAGTATGTAATTGTAATGAGGTAATACCAAATTTAGTTTCCTGAATATCTTTTTTATTTACACCGAAATATCCCGTTTTATTATTAAAGATATTTGAATTTACCAACAAACTTAATAACATTCTTGTGCCAAATACTGATGTTATAAAACTGACTAAAATAGAAAGTAATAACATCGTAGCAAATCCTTTAACACTACTTGTACCGAAAATAAATAATACAATAGCCGCAATTACTGTTGTAAATTGCGAGTCGAAGATTGTCCATAATGACTGCTTAGCACCGTCTAAATAAGCCTTTTTAAGTGGATATCCCGCTCTTAATTCTTCCTTAATACGTTCGTACATAATAATATTGGCATCAACCGCCATACCTACCCCAAGTATTAATGCCGCAATACCCGGTAAAGTCAGCACTCCGGAGATCATATTAAAGAATATTACTGTAATATAAACATAAGCAAGCATCATTACACTTGCAACAAAGCCCGGTACACGGTATACGATTAACATAAATAAGCAAATAATCGCCAATGAGATTGCTCCGGCTAAAACCGTTTGATATAAAGCATCACTACCGAATTGTGCACCAACAGAATTCGAATAAATTTCTGTAAGTTTCACCGGTAAAGCACCTGAATTAAGTAATGCCGCTAATTCTTTTGCTTCTTTTACTGAAAAATTACCGGTAATTTGAACATCTTTTGAATTAATAGTTTGTGTTACTTGCGGTGCCGAAATATATTTAGGCTTCGATTTTGATGACTCTGCTTTAAACGAATCTCCTTCGCCAAAATCCATCCAAATAACCATTAGGTTTTTCCCGGTACCACGTTTACTGATTTCAGAAGTAATATTACCGAATTTTTCTGCATCTTTTAATTTTAAATTTACATCCGGTTTAGAACTTTGGTCATATCCCTGCGAGGCTCCACCCTCAACTAAATCCGAACCGTCTAACAACACTTTGTCATCTACATCACGAATTGTCAAATTGGCTTGCGTAGATAATACTCTACGTGCTGATTCCTGATCTTTTACTCCGGCTAGCTCAACACGAATTCTATTTCCTGATTCTACTGTAATTACCGGTTCGCTAACTCCTAATATATTTATACGACGACTGATAGTATCGGCTGTTGCTTTAACAGCAGCTTCATCTATAGTCTGACCTTCTTTTAAGGGTTCT contains these protein-coding regions:
- a CDS encoding NAD(P)/FAD-dependent oxidoreductase, translated to MKYIVVGTSHFGYEAVQTILKNETQAEIHLYERGDSASFMGUGSQSYLDGTSKTLSELHFATEESYRSQGINIHCNTDVIGLNTKEKTITVITPDGKETHHYDKLLLSPGGVAVKPQFEGIELKNIHTFRGPEDTQAVADCMKNSKKAVVVGGGYIGLEVAESYAKAGIEVTIVDFAPRILNTYLDKELTDILTAEGEKHNLTIRDEEKVLSFKGENGKVRSVVTDKGEYPADTVIISVGVRPDASWLGGELELTERGFVVTDEYLETSAKDVFAGGDSTLLPYSPTGGKLPIALATLARRQGVVAALNALGKKVKMPAVNGTSALSFFDYNFVSTGLSSKGINLYNGNIASKYVKEKLYPDFMRKENNLIHMKIYYDNDTHRILGAQLMSKHDITDGIAAISIAISSNWTLEELALADIFFQPEFDRPWHYINVLAMAALDYKWGGADKLLF
- the secD gene encoding protein translocase subunit SecD; translation: MRGRKNVKKKSSRILAFLSLVVIILTTIGLTSKSNAKKVNLGLDLQGGFEVLYQVEPLKEGQTIDEAAVKATADTISRRINILGVSEPVITVESGNRIRVELAGVKDQESARRVLSTQANLTIRDVDDKVLLDGSDLVEGGASQGYDQSSKPDVNLKLKDAEKFGNITSEISKRGTGKNLMVIWMDFGEGDSFKAESSKSKPKYISAPQVTQTINSKDVQITGNFSVKEAKELAALLNSGALPVKLTEIYSNSVGAQFGSDALYQTVLAGAISLAIICLFMLIVYRVPGFVASVMMLAYVYITVIFFNMISGVLTLPGIAALILGVGMAVDANIIMYERIKEELRAGYPLKKAYLDGAKQSLWTIFDSQFTTVIAAIVLFIFGTSSVKGFATMLLLSILVSFITSVFGTRMLLSLLVNSNIFNNKTGYFGVNKKDIQETKFGITSLQLHTKFEKVNFTKHMKKFFALSLAIMIAGSISLGLFKLNLGIDFSSGTRIDVASNTELTTEKIKEDLSNLKISEEKIVLSPDKKQATVHSKDSFEQDKSIEIKEYFSKKYEKDANLSVVSPVIGKELVKNALYALIYASIGIIIYVAFRFEWRMGVTSVIALLHDVAVIIFMTSILRLEVDITFIAAVLTIVGYSINDTIVTFDRIREHMRHEKVLKSKEQIYKIVDVSLRQTLTRSINTVLTVVITVIVMILVGSSSILTFNVALLIGLLFGLYSSLFIAAQLWAILKVKELNKKGKIEIKVRNSPKERRENDKVLL